CCGCGCTCGAGGGCGGTCTCAGTCTTCTCGCGCATCCGTTCGGTGTCGTCGATGCCGATGGTGTAGGAACTTTCGACCGTCTCGGCCGGATCGAGCCCCCAGTAGCGATAGAGCGGGACGTCGAGGCGCTTCGTCACGAGGTCGTGGAGGGCGATGCTGACGGCACACCGGGCGGCGGGATTGCGTTCGATCGTCTGGCGCATCCGGCGTTCGATTCGCTCGAGTTGGTGGGGATCGCCGACGTCCTCGACGACCGCCAGCAGGTCGGGCAGGACCGCCTTGACCGTCGCCGCTGTCTCGCCGTAGTGTGACGAGGGCGCCGCCCCACCGACGCCCACGGTTCCGTCCTCGTCCTCGATCCGGACGATCACGTTCTCGGCGGTGGTCTGCGTCCCGCGGGCGATCGTGAACGGGAACTCGAGCGGCATCGTCACCCGCTCGAACCCGGTCTCGAGGCTCACAGCAACACCTCCAGGAGGTCGTCGGTTCCGTACCGGATGACGTCCGTGGCGGGTTTGCCGAGCTCGGCCTCGAAGGCGTCGACGGCCTCGCGAGCGACGTCATCCTCGAGCCCGTAGGTGTTGAGCGCGCCGGCGACGACCGAGGTCGGATAAACTGGCTCGGCGAGATTCTCGTAGAGATCGACGTAGGTTTGCATGGACGGGACCGTCACGCCGTAGTCGTACGCGAGCATTTCCCGTTCGGCTGCGTGACAGAGGATCAGTTTGTCGGCCATCGCGCCGTGGAGGATGCCACAGGTCACGGCGGAGTAGGCGGGGTGGATGATGCTCCCCTGTCCCTCGACGAACAGGTAGTCGTGGTCGTCGCCCTTCTCGAGGATCATCTCTTCGACCGATCCGGCCGTGAAGTCGCTGACGACCCGGTCGACGGGGTTGCCCCACCCCTCGATCATGATCCCGGTCTGGCCCGTGGGAATGACGGCGGCGTCGTGGCCCGCCTCGCGGGCGTCGCGGGCGAGTTCCATCGTCGCCGTCATCTTGCCGACCGAGCAGTCGGTGCCGACGGTCAAGATTACCTCCGCGTCGACCTCGTGGGCGACGCCTTCGGCGACCGTTAGCTCGTCGTGAGGTTTCCTGACGTCCCAGACGTCGGCGTCGTACTCGTGGGCGAGCGTGGCGAACTCCTCGTCGTCTTCGAGGAAGTAGTGCAGCCCCGAAATGAGGTCGCAGCCGTACTCGAGGGCCGTCCGCACGTCCTCGCGCCAGCTGGGGTCGAACCCGCCGCCGACCGGCGCGATGCCAATGAGCAAGGCGTCGACGCTTTCGGCCTCGAGGTCTGCCATGCTCGAGACGATGGGGGCGTCCTGGACGTCCGGGACGAAGTCGGCGACGCGGTCGCCGGCCGTCTCGCGGTCGAGGACGCCGACGACGTCGTAGTCCGCGTAGCGGAGCACGCCGAGGGCGGTCTTGGCGTGGTCGGGAAACTTTTCGTGAGCGAGGATAGCGACGCGCATGCGAGGATAGACGGGGAGGGGGAACCTTATTCTGTCGTCACCGGCGACCCGGCTAGCGTCGGTATGCGAGTGCTCGATGCGGTTTGGACGGCGCCCGCTCGATGCGGTTTGGACGGCGCCCGCTCGCGGCGACCTGGACGCGCGCCTGCTCGGTTCGGGTCCAGCCGCAACCTCGAGCAGGCTGACGGTTTCGCGTTACGAAACCGTCCTACCCGACCAGTAATTTCATTTATCGCTCGACCATCACTATACTTACTATAGTTATAAGGCACGTACTATCGCTACAAGACGACCAGTTCCGTCGTGAAGAACGACCGAAATGCGTCCTCGAGCGCCGCCTTCGGCTTCCCCGTCGCGTCGACGGTGGCCGTTGCCGTCGGATCGAGGCCGTGTTCGACCAGGCGCGAGAGAACCTCGTCCTGACCGACGAGGTACAGCGGGCCGTCCCGTCGGTCGGCGATCGCCTCCCGACAGCGCTCGAGGTGGTCGGCGATCTGGCCGTCGCGGATGCGCTCGAAGCGTCCCTGCGAGAAGCCGCCCTTCGAGTGGCTTCCTTTGACGTCGCTCTCGAACCCGCGATAGTCGAGGCGGTCGTCGCCGTCGTAGACGCCGAGGGCGAACAGATCCGCGCGGACGAGTGCGAGCGTGAACCGTCCGTGCGGGAGAAACCACGAGCGTTCGAACCGGAACCGGTCGTCCCACTCGAAGTGCGGGCCAGCGGCGGCATCGTTCGAGCGTCTCGCGTCGAGCTCGGCGGTTCGGGGATCGAGGGGCGGCGAGAGGGCGATCGCGACCAGTTCGGCGTCGTCGACGCACACGACGGCGGGGTCGAGCGTTTCGAGCAGCGCGACCCGGTCGTCGAGTAACTCCGTCAGGGCATCGGGAACGGAATCGAGTCCGTCGCTCGTCGGCACCACTGCCGTCAGCGCCCCCTCCGGTTGCGTTCGAAACGACTCGAGGCGCTCGAGGGTCGACGACAGTTCCGCGCCGCGGATGCGGTCGCGTCGTCGTGGGTCGATTCCGTCGCCGCCGTCCGCGTTCGCCTGGTCAGCCCGAAGCCGCTCGAGTTCGCCCTCGAGTTGGGCGATCCGATCCTCGAGCTGATTTTGCTCGCGTTCGGCCGTCTGCCGTGCCGTGACGGCCTCCGACCGGCGATCGGACTCGGCCTCGTACCGACGACGCAGTCGCTCGTTCTCCTCCTCGAGGTCGGCGATGCGGTCCTTGAGCGTCGCCCGCCCGAGCAACTCGTCGATCATCGACCGGATAGGCGAACGGGGGTTACTTTTAGGTCCCGGTTCCTGGTCCTGGCCCCGATCCTGGACTAGGTCCCGACTCTGATCCAGACCCCGGCCCCGACCCTCGTTCAGTCCCGGGTCCGTCGTCGACGTCCTCGCTCACCAGGGCGTAGTCGCTCTGGTAGCCGCCCAGGCCGAGTCCGAGCAACTGTTCGGCCCGGTCGCGTCGCGCCAGGAACACCTCCCGGAGGCTCGGCGGGTTTCGAATCTGCGTCCCCTCGAGCATTGACTCGGGAACAGCGAGGGTGTTCGCCGGGACCGAGTCGTCACCGTGGACGGCGAAGTGGCCCGACTCGAGTTTCATCACGAGCGGAGCGTCGAGCCGTTCGACTCCCTCGCCCGTCGTGTAGACAGCCTCGTTGATTCGTTCGTGTTGCGTTCGTTCCATGATGGCGTGGTCGCCGCTCGCGGGCGTCACGTAGAGTCGACCGAGGTAGTAGCTTCGCGAGAAGATTTCGAACATGCTATCTGGTACCATGCCACGGTGTCGTATAACTATTCTGCGAATACCTTATCAGTGAGCGCTTTCAGCGTCCTTTCGAATGGGCCTGACGCCGTTCGAGTGCAATGAACGGTAGGCGACTGGTCTGGTAGCGGTGTCCGAATTACCAGTCGACGGACGACGGCGCCCACGGGCGGTTTGAACGCTCGAAACGGTTCGAACGATCCTGGTGAACGCAAAAACGATCCGAACGAAACTCCGTCTTTTTAGTCGTGTTCGGGATAGCCTCGAGTGATGACTGCGACCCGTACCGTGGTGTGTCTCGTCGCTGTGGCCGTCGTCGGCCTCCTCGTCGCCCCAGCCGTGACCGCCGCCGGGGGGCTCGGTTCGCTCGCCAGTGAGAGCGAGTCGGCCACAGCCGAGAATAGTTCGACGATGGGGGAGGAGATGTCGACGTTCATGCAAGCCAGCTCGGTGAGCACCACCCACGCTGTCGACGATGGCATGTTCGAGGCAGCCTTCCAGAACGCCAGCGAGGAGCGACGAGCTGCACTGATCGCCGAACGAACCGACAAGCACAACTCGACAATCGCCGACCTGAAGGAGGAGTACCGCACCCTCCAGGAGCAGAAAGACGAACTCCACCCGGGTGAGTACAACGTCCGGATGGCGCGTCTGACCGTCGAACTCGCGAGTGTCGACGACTCGATCAACCGCACCGAGCGGCGAGCAGCGGACGCCGGCGTCAATACGACGGCCATTCAGACGTTACGGGCGAACGCGTCTGAACTGGCCGGCCCCGAAGTCGCCGAACGAGCGAAGCAGATTGCCGGTATCGACCCGCCGCGAGGACCGCCCGACCACGCTGGGGGACAGAACGGTTCGCCGGGAAACGGTCAGGAGAAGGCGAGTGATGCCGGTCAGG
This region of Natronosalvus halobius genomic DNA includes:
- a CDS encoding DUF1611 domain-containing protein, producing MRVAILAHEKFPDHAKTALGVLRYADYDVVGVLDRETAGDRVADFVPDVQDAPIVSSMADLEAESVDALLIGIAPVGGGFDPSWREDVRTALEYGCDLISGLHYFLEDDEEFATLAHEYDADVWDVRKPHDELTVAEGVAHEVDAEVILTVGTDCSVGKMTATMELARDAREAGHDAAVIPTGQTGIMIEGWGNPVDRVVSDFTAGSVEEMILEKGDDHDYLFVEGQGSIIHPAYSAVTCGILHGAMADKLILCHAAEREMLAYDYGVTVPSMQTYVDLYENLAEPVYPTSVVAGALNTYGLEDDVAREAVDAFEAELGKPATDVIRYGTDDLLEVLL
- a CDS encoding Vms1/Ankzf1 family peptidyl-tRNA hydrolase, which gives rise to MIDELLGRATLKDRIADLEEENERLRRRYEAESDRRSEAVTARQTAEREQNQLEDRIAQLEGELERLRADQANADGGDGIDPRRRDRIRGAELSSTLERLESFRTQPEGALTAVVPTSDGLDSVPDALTELLDDRVALLETLDPAVVCVDDAELVAIALSPPLDPRTAELDARRSNDAAAGPHFEWDDRFRFERSWFLPHGRFTLALVRADLFALGVYDGDDRLDYRGFESDVKGSHSKGGFSQGRFERIRDGQIADHLERCREAIADRRDGPLYLVGQDEVLSRLVEHGLDPTATATVDATGKPKAALEDAFRSFFTTELVVL
- a CDS encoding DUF5802 family protein, which gives rise to MFEIFSRSYYLGRLYVTPASGDHAIMERTQHERINEAVYTTGEGVERLDAPLVMKLESGHFAVHGDDSVPANTLAVPESMLEGTQIRNPPSLREVFLARRDRAEQLLGLGLGGYQSDYALVSEDVDDGPGTERGSGPGSGSESGPSPGSGPGPGTGT